From Polynucleobacter difficilis, a single genomic window includes:
- the panB gene encoding 3-methyl-2-oxobutanoate hydroxymethyltransferase, translating into MIDQQPVEQKKRTIQEIHASKKTGEKMVYMSVPDYTSAKWAESAGVDVAVVGDSLAMIAHGHSNTIPATMDMMVMHATSIRRGAPNTFVLGCMPYQSYNTVDRALQNATRFMQEAGTDAVKPQGGKSQAHILRALVDAGIPTASHIGMTPHTVAVFGGFRIQGRTADAAMKILEDAFAIQDAGCFMLEFEAVPAKIATVISQQLEIPTIGIGAGVGTDGQILLCHDLLGIFSDFKPKFTKRYANLTEVAVEGIKKYISEVKSSAFPDDDHSYSVDEKEYEKFLNMVEKRKHQ; encoded by the coding sequence ATGATCGATCAGCAGCCAGTCGAGCAAAAAAAAAGAACGATTCAAGAGATTCATGCCTCTAAAAAAACTGGGGAAAAAATGGTGTACATGTCGGTTCCTGATTACACATCAGCGAAGTGGGCTGAGAGTGCGGGAGTTGATGTGGCTGTTGTGGGCGATAGCCTTGCAATGATTGCTCACGGCCATTCAAATACCATACCAGCAACAATGGATATGATGGTAATGCATGCCACATCCATTAGAAGGGGTGCGCCGAATACCTTCGTGCTTGGCTGCATGCCCTATCAAAGCTACAACACAGTTGATCGTGCTTTACAAAACGCAACTCGATTCATGCAAGAAGCCGGTACTGATGCAGTGAAACCTCAGGGTGGAAAATCACAAGCGCATATATTAAGGGCGTTAGTAGATGCTGGTATACCTACAGCTTCTCATATTGGCATGACTCCACATACGGTAGCAGTATTCGGTGGGTTTCGAATTCAGGGAAGAACGGCGGATGCCGCTATGAAAATCCTTGAAGATGCGTTTGCAATTCAGGATGCAGGCTGTTTCATGCTTGAGTTTGAGGCGGTGCCGGCGAAAATTGCAACGGTGATTTCGCAGCAGCTTGAGATCCCAACTATTGGGATTGGCGCTGGTGTAGGTACTGATGGTCAAATTCTTTTATGCCATGATTTACTTGGTATTTTTTCTGATTTCAAGCCAAAATTTACAAAGCGGTATGCTAACTTAACTGAGGTTGCTGTTGAAGGTATTAAAAAGTATATCTCCGAGGTCAAGAGTAGTGCATTTCCAGATGATGACCATAGCTATTCGGTTGATGAAAAAGAATATGAAAAATTTCTAAATATGGTGGAAAAACGAAAGCATCAATAA
- a CDS encoding phytanoyl-CoA dioxygenase family protein, translating into MTPDQILAIKPRVLSQAQRESYFADGYILLEKFIDDAWLKKLRDATSELVERSKKVSKSDAVFDLEKDHNADSPRLRRVSNPTEHHPVFWEYVSKSPMLDAVADLVGPSVKFHHSKLNFKWSKGGEEVKWHYDISFWPHTNYSPLTIGTYLYDCGVDQGPLGVIPRSHLIEPMPSQYDSSGNWVGCLSETDAKKAVESSKAVYLTGPAGSLTLHNCRTIHGSPKNQSDLGRPLLLYTLTSADAFPYTINPLKPIHDQAILSGERALYAHHDATPCHIPPDWSEGYTSIFSLQQKETNGESAKATYAM; encoded by the coding sequence ATGACCCCAGACCAAATTCTTGCTATTAAGCCTAGAGTATTAAGTCAAGCGCAACGAGAGTCATATTTTGCTGATGGATATATTCTTTTGGAGAAGTTTATTGATGATGCATGGTTAAAAAAATTACGTGATGCCACTTCAGAGCTGGTTGAGCGTAGCAAAAAGGTCAGTAAGTCTGATGCCGTCTTTGATCTTGAAAAAGATCACAATGCGGATAGCCCAAGATTGAGAAGAGTATCTAATCCAACGGAGCATCACCCTGTTTTTTGGGAGTACGTATCAAAGTCCCCAATGCTAGATGCGGTTGCCGACTTGGTAGGCCCAAGCGTTAAATTTCACCACTCCAAGTTAAACTTCAAGTGGTCCAAAGGCGGTGAAGAGGTGAAGTGGCATTACGATATTTCATTTTGGCCACATACGAATTATTCGCCGTTAACGATTGGCACCTATCTTTACGATTGTGGAGTGGATCAAGGGCCTTTGGGGGTCATACCACGAAGTCATTTAATAGAGCCTATGCCTTCACAATACGATTCGAGCGGTAACTGGGTGGGCTGTCTTTCGGAGACGGACGCAAAAAAAGCAGTTGAATCCTCTAAGGCGGTCTACTTAACCGGCCCAGCTGGATCACTTACTTTGCATAATTGCCGAACAATTCATGGGTCACCCAAAAATCAATCTGATTTAGGTAGGCCTTTGCTGCTTTATACCCTTACATCTGCTGATGCATTTCCGTATACGATAAATCCATTGAAGCCAATCCATGATCAGGCTATTCTAAGCGGTGAACGGGCGCTTTATGCACATCATGATGCAACGCCCTGCCATATTCCGCCCGACTGGTCTGAAGGCTACACGTCCATTTTCTCATTGCAGCAAAAAGAGACAAATGGGGAATCTGCTAAAGCTACGTATGCGATGTAA
- a CDS encoding TRAP transporter large permease, protein MIDYLPFFMLPVAFVLMFLGIQVAFSMMITAVLFGLFIFGDRVVFQFIEKIEDISSNFVFAAIPLFVFMGAVLEKSGIADKLFEAIHIWTRRLPGGLAVATITMCIIFAASSGVIGATESVVGLLTIPIMLRYKYDKSMISGSICAGGSLGTIIPPSVVAVVMGPLANVSVGDLLYGMLFPGLIMASLYLVYIIVLCTIYPEKGPRIPPEPGDPTFKEKLWISTKNLVPPLMMIVAVLGSILLGLASPTEAAAIGAIASVLLTVLYKNFTWKGLYDSLIKTVLITAMIMAVLLAGSLFTGVFIGGGGINTANQLIGQMQLSPWFLLGLMMLIIFIAGFFLDWISIVLIFVPLFTPLIVGAGFDPVWFCILFLIMIQTSYLTPPMAPAIFYLRAVAPEEINIMHMYKGVVPFIILQTITLFIVIAFPSLVTWLPSIMLNFK, encoded by the coding sequence ATGATCGATTACCTACCTTTTTTTATGCTCCCAGTAGCATTTGTGCTGATGTTTTTGGGAATACAGGTTGCATTTTCTATGATGATTACAGCCGTTTTATTTGGCCTATTCATTTTTGGTGATCGCGTTGTTTTTCAGTTTATTGAAAAAATTGAGGATATATCTTCGAACTTTGTTTTTGCAGCAATACCTCTGTTTGTTTTTATGGGGGCAGTATTAGAAAAATCCGGCATTGCCGATAAATTATTTGAGGCAATTCATATTTGGACTAGAAGGCTACCTGGTGGTTTAGCCGTTGCAACCATCACCATGTGTATTATTTTTGCAGCATCTAGTGGGGTTATCGGCGCCACTGAGTCGGTGGTAGGGCTTTTGACAATCCCCATCATGCTTCGCTATAAGTATGACAAAAGTATGATTTCTGGGTCAATTTGTGCCGGTGGATCTTTGGGTACTATTATCCCGCCATCTGTAGTCGCTGTTGTGATGGGTCCCTTGGCCAATGTTTCAGTGGGTGATTTGCTCTATGGGATGCTGTTCCCTGGACTAATAATGGCCAGTCTGTATCTTGTATACATCATCGTATTGTGTACGATTTACCCTGAAAAGGGACCAAGAATTCCTCCAGAGCCAGGAGACCCTACTTTCAAAGAAAAGCTTTGGATTTCAACTAAAAATCTAGTACCACCCTTGATGATGATTGTTGCGGTACTGGGCTCTATTTTGCTTGGTTTAGCATCTCCAACTGAGGCAGCAGCAATCGGAGCAATTGCCTCTGTTTTGCTAACTGTCTTATACAAAAATTTTACGTGGAAGGGGCTGTACGATTCACTTATAAAGACCGTGTTAATCACCGCAATGATTATGGCCGTCCTGTTGGCGGGTTCATTATTTACTGGCGTGTTTATTGGTGGAGGCGGAATTAACACCGCAAATCAGCTGATCGGCCAAATGCAATTAAGCCCATGGTTTTTATTGGGCTTGATGATGTTAATCATATTCATCGCTGGATTTTTTCTTGATTGGATATCGATTGTGTTGATATTCGTGCCACTATTTACGCCGTTAATTGTAGGCGCAGGCTTTGATCCAGTTTGGTTCTGTATTTTGTTCTTAATCATGATTCAGACTTCTTATTTGACGCCCCCAATGGCACCGGCTATTTTTTACCTGCGTGCCGTTGCGCCAGAAGAGATCAACATCATGCATATGTACAAGGGTGTTGTGCCGTTCATTATTTTGCAAACTATTACTTTGTTTATTGTGATTGCGTTCCCAAGCTTGGTAACGTGGCTTCCATCAATAATGTTGAACTTCAAATAA
- a CDS encoding TRAP transporter small permease subunit: MSTFVKNIERITGDIGILASFLLVPLVLATTYEVVARYAFEAPTVWAYEVGYVLTGSHFLLGMAYTLQKGQFIRIDIFSQSMSSKMRALIDLIGYSVVFPLMIWISYGLLGHLIAGFMKGERSGQSALNMPVWPFRVVFMVAFVLLALQVLAEIIKSLKQYKELKK; the protein is encoded by the coding sequence ATGTCTACTTTTGTAAAAAATATCGAACGAATTACTGGCGACATAGGAATATTGGCATCTTTTTTGCTAGTTCCTTTAGTTCTTGCTACAACCTATGAGGTGGTTGCGCGATATGCTTTTGAGGCCCCAACTGTCTGGGCTTATGAGGTTGGTTATGTATTAACGGGCTCTCATTTTTTATTGGGTATGGCCTATACGCTCCAAAAAGGGCAGTTCATCCGAATTGATATCTTTAGTCAATCGATGAGTTCCAAAATGAGAGCGCTAATTGATTTGATTGGCTACTCCGTAGTGTTTCCGCTAATGATCTGGATCAGCTATGGATTGCTTGGTCACTTAATTGCTGGGTTTATGAAGGGGGAGCGCAGCGGCCAATCCGCATTGAATATGCCAGTCTGGCCATTTCGGGTTGTATTTATGGTTGCATTTGTGCTTCTAGCGCTGCAGGTATTGGCTGAAATTATTAAATCATTAAAACAATATAAAGAACTAAAAAAATGA
- the dctP gene encoding TRAP transporter substrate-binding protein DctP, translating into MKKRDFLKVGGTAAAAMAFPLTVQAQGASYNWKMATGWSGGPLMDLGAKAFAARMEQFSGGRFKIQTFPGGALGNALKVPETVKNGLAELGHTWMGYDWGKDPTTVLFGGYAGSFDSERMLHWLYAAGGTEMQKKFRDETDGVISMPLFIRTAEAFLHSRKPVKTLADLKGLKLRTAGAWLEMSKELGAAPVTTAGGDVYPMLERGAIDATEWGTLYENIPMGFHKVAKYIIYPGVHQPTAPFELVINKDVWNKLPEPDKKLVESVAKLVTLESWLIVGQEDAKALDFYRKAGNTVIELSPEVQQAAYKIGINWATKTAKENKYPFFASVFDSQQELNKLWAGATGWRSVKTGVK; encoded by the coding sequence ATGAAAAAGCGTGATTTTTTAAAAGTAGGTGGCACTGCAGCAGCTGCCATGGCGTTTCCACTGACCGTCCAAGCGCAAGGGGCTAGCTACAATTGGAAGATGGCAACGGGATGGTCTGGCGGCCCATTAATGGATTTAGGTGCAAAGGCTTTTGCAGCCCGAATGGAGCAATTTAGTGGCGGGCGATTCAAGATTCAAACCTTTCCTGGTGGTGCTTTAGGTAATGCCTTAAAGGTGCCTGAGACGGTTAAAAATGGTCTAGCAGAATTGGGCCATACCTGGATGGGCTATGACTGGGGCAAGGATCCTACCACCGTTTTATTTGGTGGTTATGCCGGGTCTTTTGATTCTGAGCGAATGTTGCATTGGCTATATGCAGCTGGCGGCACAGAGATGCAAAAAAAATTCCGCGATGAAACCGATGGAGTTATCTCTATGCCTCTGTTTATTCGGACTGCTGAGGCTTTTCTCCATTCAAGAAAACCAGTCAAAACATTGGCTGATCTGAAGGGTTTAAAACTAAGGACTGCTGGCGCTTGGCTTGAAATGTCGAAAGAGCTTGGTGCTGCTCCAGTAACTACTGCGGGTGGAGATGTTTATCCCATGTTGGAGCGCGGCGCCATTGATGCTACGGAGTGGGGTACTTTGTATGAAAACATTCCGATGGGATTCCATAAAGTAGCCAAGTACATTATTTATCCAGGAGTTCATCAGCCAACAGCGCCTTTTGAGCTTGTTATTAATAAAGATGTTTGGAACAAATTGCCTGAGCCTGATAAAAAATTAGTTGAATCAGTTGCTAAATTGGTCACCCTTGAAAGCTGGCTGATTGTAGGTCAGGAAGATGCAAAGGCTTTAGATTTTTATAGAAAAGCCGGCAATACCGTTATTGAGTTATCACCTGAGGTGCAGCAAGCTGCTTACAAAATTGGTATTAACTGGGCCACTAAAACTGCTAAAGAGAATAAGTATCCATTCTTTGCCTCTGTATTTGACAGTCAGCAAGAGCTCAACAAACTATGGGCAGGTGCAACGGGTTGGCGTTCTGTTAAAACAGGCGTTAAGTAA
- a CDS encoding GntR family transcriptional regulator, with protein MAIKKNSKSPLASKIDDESLSNQAYEKIEELIVTMSLEPGSPVSEAKLSTMLNIGRTPIREAMQRLSREHLVSIMPKRGIFIADLNPQKQLRVLEARRELERLICKKAAKRATPDERKEFERIAKDFRRAQKERNEKLFLKVDKELNDLTVIAAKNEYAGAAMASLHGMSRRFWFGNFQHIENISDIATLHAAVAEAISKGKELEAGKALDKLVDYVEEFTKKTLISSE; from the coding sequence ATGGCCATCAAAAAAAATTCAAAATCCCCTTTGGCGTCGAAAATTGATGATGAGTCTTTATCTAATCAGGCTTACGAAAAAATTGAAGAATTAATTGTCACAATGTCACTGGAGCCAGGCTCGCCAGTTTCTGAGGCTAAATTATCGACGATGCTCAATATTGGTAGAACACCAATTCGTGAGGCTATGCAACGCTTAAGTCGCGAGCATCTGGTTTCGATCATGCCAAAAAGAGGAATTTTTATTGCTGATTTGAATCCCCAAAAACAATTAAGGGTCCTTGAGGCAAGAAGGGAATTGGAACGCCTGATTTGTAAAAAAGCAGCAAAACGCGCCACTCCAGACGAGCGGAAAGAGTTTGAGCGAATAGCAAAGGATTTTAGAAGGGCCCAGAAGGAGAGGAATGAAAAGCTTTTTCTCAAAGTGGATAAAGAATTAAATGACTTAACTGTTATTGCTGCAAAAAATGAATACGCAGGCGCTGCAATGGCTTCTTTGCATGGCATGTCGCGTCGTTTCTGGTTTGGCAATTTTCAACACATTGAAAATATTTCAGATATTGCAACTTTGCATGCCGCTGTTGCCGAGGCCATTAGCAAAGGTAAGGAGCTCGAAGCTGGGAAAGCATTGGATAAGCTGGTTGATTACGTAGAAGAATTTACTAAGAAGACATTAATCTCTTCCGAGTAA